A stretch of Phragmites australis chromosome 12, lpPhrAust1.1, whole genome shotgun sequence DNA encodes these proteins:
- the LOC133886528 gene encoding sulfated surface glycoprotein 185-like: MEIENWMAALLDDFLRLADMHGNFRMALVVLAGLKPCELITGQNSPTKYLRSVFFTRFASPYPAHVLTGGPSPISSSTIPLPLPSPLPYFDLFGFDPYLAPSPPPPPLPSQRRPCPVLLPLPAKPSLPRAPLLLVGGADVAPARVQLQPQPSVVASSSSPPIPAPPPPPPPLPFPVKPSLSHASLPLVGGASIAPARVRLRPQRRLLLRQAVFFQIISRAVLKLPISVDDCSAKRGRCCISKAVSSCSNPCALLANLSNSMCMMNSLRALLDTSIEGEQLVHVGQNIRLDYRVIDVHTPPTRTFSPLNPKSNT; encoded by the exons ATGGAAATAGAAAATTGGATGGCGGCACTGCTCGACGACTTCCTTCGCCTCGCCGACATGCACGGAAACTTCCGTATGGCGCTGGTTGTGCTAGCTGGGCTTAAG CCCTGTGAACTGATTACAGGCCAAAACAGCCCAACCAAATACCTCCGTAGTGTTTTCTTCACACGGTTTGCCTCTCCATATCCTGCCCACGTCCTGACAGGTGGCCCCTCCCCAATCTCCTCCTCTACGATCCCCCTCCCGCTCCCGAGTCCCCTCCCCTATTTCGATCTATTCGGCTTCGACCCCTACCTAgcgccgtcgcctcctcctcctcccctcccatcCCAGCGCCGCCCGTGCCCCGTTCTCCTCCCACTCCCGGCGAAGCCATCGCTCCCGCGTGCACCTCTCCTCCTCGTAGGTGGCGCCGACGTTGCCCCTGCTCGCGTCCAGCTCCAACCCCAACCCAGTgttgtcgcctcctcctcctcccctcccatcccagcgccgccacctcctccccctcccctccccttcccaGTGAAGCCATCACTCTCGCACGCATCTCTCCCCCTTGTAGGCGGCGCCAGCATTGCCCCTGCTCGTGTCCGGCTCCGACCCcaacggcggctgctgcttcgCCAAGCAG TTTTCTTTCAGATCATCAGCAGGGCCGTCCTGAAACTCCCCATCAGTGTCGATGACTGCAGCGCGAAGCGAGGAAGGTGTTGCATAAGCAAGGCTGTAAGTTCTTGTTCCAATCCATGTGCTTTGCTTGCCAACTTATCCAATTCCATGTGCATGATGAATTCTTTACGTGCCTTATTGGACACATCCATAGAAGGGGAGCAGCTTGTTCATGTGGGGCAGAACATCCGGTTAGACTACAGAGTGATCGACGTGCACACCCCGCCAACCAGGACATTTTCACCGTTGAATCCGAAGTCGAATACTTAA
- the LOC133886765 gene encoding cell number regulator 13-like, protein MALVGQVATVAQLVGVDAYGLITMIAEAARTVRRNRATCLQLARRVEMIGGLLRQLQATQLMHQPETRDPVEELEETLRRAYLLVRSCQRRGYVYRCFMGTRHADELREVQGEIAFYLQLFPLVSYVDATLTWARLLSKAHHPCCQQAPMVRPYFVPSLFLSCDGCCLAIVQGVCLGIVYTRFTPPLVLSTDVCICEFFMCHCRSRNTLLTCSFLILSLNTLTMI, encoded by the exons ATGGCTCTGGTCGGCCAGGTCGCCACGGTCGCGCAGCTGGTCGGGGTGGACGCCTACGGGCTCATCACCATGATCGCCGAGGCGGCTCGGACGGTGCGGCGGAACAGGGCGACCTGCCTCCAGCTCGCCCGGCGGGTCGAGATGATCGGCGGCCTGCTCAGGCAGCTTCAGGCCACGCAGCTGATGCACCAGCCGGAGACGAGGGACCCcgtggaggagctggaggagacGCTCCGGCGCGCGTACCTGCTCGTCCGGTCCTGCCAGCGCCGCGGGTACGTGTACCGGTGCTTCATGGGCACGCGGCACGCCGACGAGCTCCGCGAGGTGCAGGGTGAGATCGCTTTCTACCTCCAGCTCTTCCCCCTCGTCAGCTACGTCGACGCCACGCTCACATGGGCCAGGCTTCTCAGCAAGGCTCATCATCCGTGCTGCCAACAG GCACCTATGGTAAGACCATATTTTGTGCCATCCCTGTTTCTCTCGTGCGATGGATGCTGCTTAGCAATTGTTCAGGGAGTATGCCTTGGTATAGTATACACACGGTTTACACCTCCTCTGGTATTGTCTACTGATGTATGTATCTGTGAATTTTTCATGTGCCACTGCAGGAGTCGAAACACATTACTGACTTGTTCCTTTCTCATCTTATCACTTAACACATTAACAATGATCTAG